The sequence below is a genomic window from Immundisolibacter sp..
AAATAAGCATCCACGTCGCGCGGGGCGGGCAGCCAGCGCTCGAGCAGTTCGGGACTCAGGCGCCCGTAGGCGTCTGCCTGTGCGGCACCGTTTTCCTCGTAACAATAAAACCGCCGCGCCTGCGCATGCCGGACCACCAGATCGTCCACCCAGTCCCGAAACGCATGCACCCGCCCGCTGCGCGCGAAGTGCAGGAACGTCACCGGCCGGCCTTGCTCGTGCGCCGCGTGCAGCATCGGCAGCGTGGGCGTGATGCCGACCCCGCCGCTGATCAGCACCAGCGGCCGGGCACCAGGCCGCAGAATGAAATCACCGGCCGGCGGAAACAGCTCCAGCGTCGCGCCTGTCGCCACGGAATCGTGCAGGAAATTCGAAACCACTCCGCCCGGCTCGCGCTTGACGCTGATGCGATATGTGGCACCGTTGGACGGGGCCGACAGCGAGTAGTTGCGCCGCACCTCCTGGCCGTCGACGGTAAGCTTGAGACCGATGTACTGCCCGGGCTGGAAACCCATCACCGGACCACCGTCAGCCGGTTGCAAGTACAGCGAGACGATCTCGTCGCTCTCGGTCACCTTGTGTGAGACCTGGAACGACCGGGCGCCGCGCCAGCCGCCGGGCGCCGCGGCGGCGGCCGCGTAGGCGTCTCCCTCGGCGCCGATCAGCAAATCGGCGAGCTGCTGATAGGCGGCCGTCCAGGCGGCGATGACCGCATCGGTCGCCACCTCGGCACCGAGGACCTCGCGAATGGCCCGCAGCAGACAGGTACCGACGATCGGATACTGCTCCGGCAGCACCTGCAGGGAGACGTGCTTGTTCACGACCTGTCCGACCAGCGGCCCAAGCGCCTCCAGATGGTCGATGTGACGGGCGTACTGCAAGATGCCGTTGGCCAGCGCGCGCGGCTGCGCGCCGCTGGCCTGGTGGGCTTGGTTGAACAGCGGGCGCACCTGCGGATACTCGTCCAGCATGATGCCGTAGAAGTGGCGGGTGAGTGCCTCGCCCCCGGCTTCGAGCAGCGGCACGGTGGCCTTGACCAGATCACGGTGTTGTTCGGAAAGCATTGACTGACTCCATGGCAGTACGGTGACCGCGGGCCTGACCGGCCGCGCACGCATGCAGGCCAGGTGGTCGCGGGCGAGACGGTTTGTCTGTCCCGCCTTGCACATCTCACGTTTCGTGCCACACCGAAAAACCAGTCAATTACACACTCGCCGCCGTCACGATGTCAGAATGACACCTCAAGAAGAAAGTCTGTTTGACATCATTGATCGGTAAAAATGACTCCATCCCAGCTACTGGGCGCCTTGGCGCAGGTTGTCGACACCCTGACCCGGGACGAACCCGACGAGGCCGGTTACACGCGCCTGCTGGAAGCTGTGCAGGCGCTGTTCCCCTGCGATGCCACGGCCCTGCTGCGCCTTGACGGCGACACGTTGCGGCCGCTGGCGGTAACCGGCCTGAGCCATGACACGCTCGGCCGACGCTTTCGCCTGCAGGACCACCCGCGCCTTCTGACGCTGCTGCAGCGGCGCGGGCCGACGCGCCTGGCGGCGGACTGCCAGCTGCCCGACCCCTACGACGGCCTGGTTGAGGGGCGAACCGGGCAGCTCGAAGTGCACGATTGCATGGGCTGCCCGCTGTACGTGGACGATCGTCCCTGGGGCCTGCTCACGCTGGACGCACTCGACCCGCGGGCCTTCGGTGCGGTCGATCTGGACCTGCTGGAGGCCTTCGGCCGATTGGCCGGTACAGTCGTCGTCGCTGGCGAGCGCCTCAGCAGCCTCGCCCAGCGCGCGCAGCGCGAGCAACAGCTGGCACGCACCCTCGCCGAGGCCCCGGCGACGTTGCGCCCGCGCGACCTGATCGGCCGCAGCCCCCCCATGCGCCACCTGCAGGCCGAGATCGACACCGTCGCCGCCACCGACCTGACGGTACTGATCAGCGGCGAGACCGGCGTCGGCAAAGAGCTGGTCGCGCAGGCCATCCATTCACGCTCGCACCGCGC
It includes:
- the hmpA gene encoding NO-inducible flavohemoprotein, whose translation is MLSEQHRDLVKATVPLLEAGGEALTRHFYGIMLDEYPQVRPLFNQAHQASGAQPRALANGILQYARHIDHLEALGPLVGQVVNKHVSLQVLPEQYPIVGTCLLRAIREVLGAEVATDAVIAAWTAAYQQLADLLIGAEGDAYAAAAAAPGGWRGARSFQVSHKVTESDEIVSLYLQPADGGPVMGFQPGQYIGLKLTVDGQEVRRNYSLSAPSNGATYRISVKREPGGVVSNFLHDSVATGATLELFPPAGDFILRPGARPLVLISGGVGITPTLPMLHAAHEQGRPVTFLHFARSGRVHAFRDWVDDLVVRHAQARRFYCYEENGAAQADAYGRLSPELLERWLPAPRDVDAYFVGPPSFMGHVKRLLGNLDVPAGQMHWEFFGPAAALD